One genomic segment of Sminthopsis crassicaudata isolate SCR6 chromosome 2, ASM4859323v1, whole genome shotgun sequence includes these proteins:
- the C2H2orf68 gene encoding UPF0561 protein C2orf68 homolog has protein sequence MEAEPGTGRRCCCKPGGRLDMSHGFVHHIRRNQIARDNYDKKMKQAAKEKVRRRLTPGPTRPRKPDQQVYLPRRRGELRLSRPGASTGSRDTNFPACSLEYEESSESSCSGSSDPEPPSLQLFCLEYEADSGEVTSVIVYQDDDPGRVSEKVSAHTPLDAPMREALKIRIQEEMAKRKSRP, from the exons ATGGAAGCGGAGCCGGGGACGGGCCGGCGCTGCTGCTGCAAACCGGGGGGACGTTTGGATATGAGCCACGGCTTCGTGCACCACATCCGGCGGAACCAGATCGCCCG AGATAATTACGACAAGAAGATGAAGCAGGCTGCCAAGGAGAAGGTGCGGAGGCGGCTCACCCCCGGCCCTACAAGACCCCGAAAGCCCGACCAGCAGGTGTACTTACCCCGACGACGAGGAGAACTGAGACTGAGCCGGCCGGGGGCTTCTACTGGGAGCCGGG ATACAAACTTCCCTGCATGCAGCCTAGAATATGAGGAGTCCAGTGAGAGCAGCTGTAGCGGCAGCTCAGACCCAGAACCCCCCAGCCTTCAGCTTTTCTGCCTGGAATACGAAGCAGACAGCGGGGAAGTTACATCTGTCATTGTATATCAG GATGATGACCCAGGAAGGGTGAGTGAGAAGGTCTCAGCTCACACACCCCTGGATGCACCCATGCGAGAGGCCCTCAAGATTCGAATCCAGGAAGAGATGGCAAAGAGAAAGAGCCGGCCCTGA